A region of Silurus meridionalis isolate SWU-2019-XX chromosome 13, ASM1480568v1, whole genome shotgun sequence DNA encodes the following proteins:
- the ddx6 gene encoding probable ATP-dependent RNA helicase ddx6 — MSTARTENPVILGLTNQNGQKRATAKPTGGPGGGGGGPQTQPAQIKSSSTVNNGNSLPVPTANTVIKPGDDWKKNLKLPPKDMRMRTSDVTATKGNEFEDYCLKRELLMGIFEMGWEKPSPIQEESIPIALSGRDILARAKNGTGKSGAYLIPLLERIDLKKDCIQALVIVPTRELALQVSQICIQVSKHMGGVKVMATTGGTNLRDDIMRLDETVHVVIATPGRVLDLIKKGVAKVGQVQMIVLDEADKLLSQDFVQMMEEILSFLPKQRQILLYSATFPLSVQKFMNSHLQKPYEINLMEELTLKGVTQYYAYVTERQKVHCLNTLFSRLQINQSIIFCNSSQRVELLAKKISQLGYSCFYIHAKMRQEHRNRVFHDFRNGLCRNLVCTDLFTRGIDIQAVNVVINFDFPKLGETYLHRIGRSGRFGHLGLAINLITYDDRFNLKGIEEQLGTEIKPIPSSIDKSLYVAEYHSESAEEVKL, encoded by the exons ATGAGTACAGCCAGAACAGAGAACCCAGTTATTCTTGGCTTGACAAACCAAAATGGCCAAAAGAGAGCCACTGCGAAACCGACAGGGGGACCTGGTGGGGGTGGAGGGGGACCTCAAACACAACCTGCCCAGATTAAATCTTCCAGCACAGTCAACAATGGCAACTCCCTACCTGTGCCCACAGCAAACACAGTCATTAA ACCTGGGGATGACTGGAAAAAGAATTTAAAGCTTCCTCCAAAGGACATGCGCATGAGAACGTCT GATGTAACTGCTACCAAAGGAAACGAATTTGAAGATTATTGCCTGAAGAGGGAGTTGTTAATGGGCATCTTTGAAATGGGCTGGGAAAAACCATCACCTATCCAG GAGGAGAGTATTCCCATTGCTTTGTCTGGGAGGGACATTCTGGCTAGAGCCAAGAATGGCACAGGAAAGAGTGGTGCCTACCTCATTCCCTTACTTGAACGTATTGATCTGAAGAAAGACTGCATACAAG CACTGGTCATTGTTCCCACTAGAGAACTGGCTCTGCAGGTGAGCCAGATCTGCATACAGGTCAGCAAACACATGGGTGGGGTTAAGGTCATGGCAACCACAGGTGGAACCAACCTTCGTGATGACATTATGCGACTTGATGAGACTG tgcatGTTGTTATTGCCACTCCTGGAAGAGTGTTGGATCTCATCAAAAAAGGAGTAGCCAAAGTTGGCCAGGTGCAGATGATTGTTTTGGACGAA GCAGACAAGCTCCTGTCTCAGGACTTTGTGCAGATGATGGAGGAAATTCTGAGCTTTTTGCCCAAGCAAAGGCAAATTCTGCTGTATTCTGCAACTTTTCCACTAAGTGTGCAAAAGTTCATG AATTCCCATCTGCAGAAGCCTTATGAGATCAATCTAATGGAGGAGCTGACCCTGAAGGGTGTGACCCAATACTATGCGTATGTGACTGAAAGGCAGAAAGTTCATTGCCTTAATACGCTCTTCTCTAGG CTCCAGATTAATCAGTCTATAATATTCTGCAACTCGTCCCAACGAGTGGAGCTCCTGGCCAAGAAAATCTCCCAGCTGGGTTACTCTTGTTTCTATATTCATGCCAAGATGAGACAG GAACACAGAAACCGCGTGTTCCATGATTTCAGAAATGGTTTGTGCCGAAATCTTGTTTGCACAG ATTTGTTTACAAGAGGAATTGACATTCAGGCTGTGAATGTGGTGATCAACTTTGATTTTCCCAAACTCGGGGAGACGTATCTTCATCGTATTGGCAGATCTG GTCGTTTTGGCCACTTGGGTCTGGCTATTAACCTGATCACCTATGATGACCGCTTTAACCTGAAGGGCATTGAAGAGCAGCTGGGCACAGAGATAAAGCCCATTCCTAGCAGCATCGATAAGAGTCTGTATGTGGCAGAGTACCACAGTGAGAGTGCTGAGGAGGTCAAACTGTGA